In Nostoc edaphicum CCNP1411, the sequence AAGACACCAAAGAACCGTGCATTGCTGCGAAAAAAGCACCACCGAACACCGCAGCTACACCGAATTCATGGAATGGATGCATCAGGATATTATGCTCGGCTTGGAATACCAACATGAAATTAAAAGTGCCGCTAATGCCAAGAGGCATCCCGTCAGAAAAGCTACCTTGACCAATTGGGTAAATTAAGAAAACCGAAGTTGCAGCAGCTACAGGAGCAGAGTAAGCAAGGCAAATCCAAGGACGCATCCCCAGACGATAGCTTAACTCCCATTGCCGACCGAGCCAACAGAAGATCCCAATCAAGAAGTGCAAGACAATGAGCTGATAAGGGCCGCCGTTGTAGAGCCATTCATCCATTGAAGCAGCTTCCCAAATTGGGTAGAAGTGCAAACCAATGGCATTAGATGTGGGTACAACAGCACCAGTGATAATGTTATTGCCGTATAATAAGGAACCAGAAACTGGCTCCCGAATGCCGTCAATATCGACGGGGGGTGCAGCAATAAAGGCAATAATGAAACAGATGGTAGCGGTCAATAGGGTAGGAATCATTAAAACGCCGAACCAACCGATATAAAGCCGATTGTCGGTGCTAGTAATCCATTGACAAAAACGATCCCACAGGTTGCCGCTTTCGCTTCTTCCGAGAGTGGTGGACATAACTGTGTTGTTTATAAATCGCTGACAACAAACTTTCCCAATTCTCAGGAATTGAGACTTGTACTGTTTTCAATGACTTTCGCCAAATACTTTCTCCCTATTCGCCGGAACTCTCTAGAATTACCTCACACCAACAAATGCTATTAACTAACTTCCCCAGGGAGATTGTGTGAAAAAGGGGAAACTTTTACCGGCTCATATATCACGTTTTACATGAACAATTTGTATTTTTCAATTCATTTGTATTAAGTTTTACTAAGCTAAAGGCACAACAAACTCCGTGTGTTCTTGGGAATTTAAACCTTGTTGCAGCACTGCTAAAACTTTCGTCATATCACCTATAAGTTTTTATTCTGCGTTCACAAATTCCAAATACCCCTTGCTAAGTTCTTTCACCGCCAAATCATAAAATTGCTTACCGTGTTCTGGCGTTGCTAAATCCGGATTTGATCCCATGCGTCCATCTGGATAATGTACTCGAAAGTCAGCTGCGCTATAAATCCTATGTCCACTTGCAACTTCTGGTGAAAGGGGTGCTTGCTTAATCGCCTCTGGATAAACGTACTGGGTGAGGGCTACTTCACTTGGCGTTGCATGAGAACCTTCTTGATCCCCATATAATTCTTTAGCTAGCTTATATACAGAACCACACATAAACCAGTTTGCAACTTGACATTGCACCTGTTGAGCATTGGGAATCTGCAAATCTTCTAAATGAGCGTAAGTTTCTGAAAAAGCCGCTTTGAGGGTAGCGATGTTCCCGCCGTGTCCGTTAATAAAGTAGAACTTGCTAAAACCAGCTTTGGCTAAACAAGTTACATAATCTCGCACTACTTGAATCAAAGTGCTGGGACGCAGACTGATTGTGCCAGGAAAAGCAGTATGATGCAGTGCCATACCCACATTGATTGTAGGGCCAACGATCGCTTGAGTTGCATCACCAACACCAGCTGCGATCGCTTCTGCACAAATCGCATCAGTGCCAATTAACCCCGTTGGGCCATGTTGTTCTGTGGAACCAATAGGGAAAATAATCCCCTTGGACTGCTGTAAATAAGCTTCAACTTCTTGCCAAGTACTTAAATGTAGTAGCATTGTTAATGATTTTCCTCAATAAAATTGCCGTGGGATCAAACCTTTTTCTGCTAAAGAGCATATAAACTCCCACTAATACGATTATGAACTCCCAATATTCCCTGTGGTAGCGATCGCACAATATCCAATATCCCCAACTTCTTTGAGAAGTCGGGGATCATTGTCTACTGCCAAATTTTGAGAAAATCAGACTATCTATTTCTATGAATATTGTTTAGGGAATGGAATCGCAACGAGTTTCGACAGATATGGATATAAGGAATTTACCGACTCTGCCACTTTATCCTACGATACTCGCCGCGAACTTCCCTATAATACAAATCAAAATTGAGTGATGAGATGTTGGTTTTCTGGATCATCAAGAAAACAAAGGGGATCAATTTTGAATCTTGACTAATCAAAGTAATAATGCTTCTTTACGTCCTTGGTAATTTCCCATGTGCAAGACATACCAGCGGGAAAAATCACTAAATCGCCTTTACCCATTTGCACTGGCTGTCCACCATCAGGAGTAACAACTACGTCTCCTTCCAAAAAGTAACAAGTTTCTTGAGAATCATAAGTCCAAGGAAATTTTGAGACTTCCTTTTTCCAAACTTCCCATTTAAATACACCTAATTCATTGAGATGTTCTTGTCTGGGTTGACGCTCAATTTTAATTTCCATATAGATAGTGTTTTCTCTAGTGATGTTCAGCAGTAGGATTGAATATCCTCTCCACACTGATCTACTAGATAACACAAAGCGCGAAAACGCAAGTAGACAAGTTCGTTATAAAGCGGATTGAGTTTGCACATTGGCGGAATGTGACCTATTATGCGACCAAAAAGCATGATATCACGCTCGAACGGACACTGGGCGGGGATCAGTTTAGCAATAAATTTGGCGAATTTCCGATTCTGAATCTCAATTTTGTCCAGCCATTGACGTAATGGTTGCAGTAAATCTAATTTAGGTTGAGCAAATTGCTTTTTACTACCTATTTGATTCTTTTCTTCTAAAGGTTTAATAAAAGCAGGCAGAAAAATACGCTGATTATTTGTTTTAAGCATAGTTTTAGGCAAGGTTTTCCTTGTGTAGATGAACTATTTGCCGATTGGGAATATTGCCATGTAATCTGTCTGGTCATTTTGCATTGTGAAGATAACGAAGACAAGCACAATGCAAAGATTTTACATGCATCTCTGGAGAGAAATGGTTTAACTAATTGTTATTTAAACCCACCAAATGATCAAGAACTGTCCCGTTAAATACAAAATAACAAAGAAAATATAAAAATGGCATTTCTTTAACTTATGGATTGCTAATCTCAAAGATAGCTATCTTATATATTGAATATAAATTCCTGGTTCTGAAACTGCCCAGTATCTGGAGATGTAGTTTATGGCAGACAAATATAGTTTTTTTCTCACCCCATATACATTTCGCTAGGATTAGCCCCTAATGTCTTTCGATTTTAGGGTATTTAATGTCCATAAATTTGTCTGATATACTACATAACCTAACCTAGATATTATGTAAATCAGTAGCAAAAAATTTTTTGATAAGTCCAAACTAAATATTAGGACTTACGCAAGGGCGTGGGCCAAAATAGTTATAAGTTTTGAGTTCCCAGTGCTGAACTCCCCCATTGCCCTATTGTGAAAAACTTATTTTTTAAAATGTCTCAAGCCATAACGGTCTTGATATTTGCTGATATAGTCTACATTCTGTTGCTCTAATTTTGACAGTAATCTAAGTGGAAACGCTTTTGGTAAATATATAGGACGATACCAAGATTGGTTATTAAAATAATCTTGTAATTCTGGAGTATCAAAGCGGCGTCCATGAATGGCAAAAACCGAATTTCGCATTATATCAAGTTCCAAACCGTCTTTACCATCCAAATCTGCATCAGTTACCCGTCTTTGGGAAAGCCATAAAAAAATGTTGGCGGCGGTGGTATCTACTGGTGGTACTGATGTTGTTAAGGAAGGTATAGATTGAATTGGAACAGATGGGGTAGTTGGTGTAATTTTGGGAGTTTCTATCACCGGGGTGGTGACATTTGACGGTGTTTCTGAAGGTAATACCGTTTTGTCTGTTATGGGTTGAGAAGATTTTGGTAACACTTGACTAATAATCACAGATGCACCAATTAACCCACCTGCAATCAAACTGCCCATGAGGATATTATTCTGACTATTACCACTTTGAGGGCTAGGCTGTGGTTTGACTGGTACTGTCTGAGGCGGTGGTGCAGAGACTACAGTTGGTTGAGTCAAGAGGGGTTGCGTCGGTGGAATTGGATTTGCTATGCTCTGCAAAGCATCCAGCATTGCTCTGGCTGTAGGGTAGCGATCGCGCGGATGATAAGCGATCGCTTTATCAATCACTCCTGCCATAATTGGGCTAATATGACCAGCATACTGTCGCCAAACAATTTCCCCCGTCTGGGAATCGGTTTCTAGTTGCTGCGCCTGTTTACCAGTCAGCAAATAAATTACCGTCATTCCTAAACTGTATAAATCACTAGAAAAAACTGGTCTACCTGCGGCTTGTTCACTCGGCATATAACCGGGTGTACCAATCACAATCGAACTGGTAGGATTGCCTTGAGAATTTACTACTGTTCCCATTGATTCCCGCACAGCACCAAAATCAATTAGCACCGATTTACCATCTTGATTACGCACAATGATGTTATCCGGTTTAATATCGCGGTGAACGATATGCCGAGAGTGGACGTAATCCAGGACGGGTAATAAATTCATGAATAATTCCTGGACAGCGCCTTCACTAAATAGCCCCTGCTTTTGGACTTTTCCAGTTAGGGTATCGCCCTCAACCCACTCCTGAACTAAGTAAAATTGTCCCCCAGAGGAGAAGTAGGCATACAATGCCGGAATTTGGTCATTTGCCCCACCAAGTTCTTCAAGAATCGCTGCTTCGCGTTGAAACCTCTCTTGCACTAACTGATAAATTTGGGGATTGTTGTGAATTGGTCTTAACTGTTTAACCACACAAGGACGCTTTGAAGGCATATACGTATCTTCTGCTAGATAGGTTTCACCAAACCCACCAGCACCCAGTGTGCGGATAACTTGATAGCGATCGTTTAGCAGCTGTATTGTCATGGGAGATTACAAGTGATATTCATAAGATAGTTTTCCCCAAAACTACCTTCATTTCAAATCTAGTAAACCTTCTTCTTTCAATTTAGGATTGAAGCGAATTTCCATTTTCAAGCCTCGCATTTCTAATAATTGCTTTGAAATTTCTGCTTCTACTCTCCGCGCCACATTTTTAATAATTTTTCTTGTTGCTAATTCATCATTAGCTGGATTTTGATAATTTGCTTGTTCTTCAGGTGTCATTACCACCTTGACATCAATGGGATCAGTCCATTTTTCCTTGTTATCCCCATTTCCCCAAGGCACACTGCCATTTTCAGCAATCCAAGCATTTTCAGTATTTTCTAAAATTGTGCGACTAGGGCGTTCAATAGTTTGAACTTTAACCCAATAGCATTGCTGTGGCTGACGGACTAAATGTTGCTTGAGGCTAAGGTAAACATCACGAGAGTATCCTACAAATTGGAGTACTTTTTCTTGGTCAAAAATCGCATATATCCCGATTTTACCCTGAAATTGTTCGGGCAATTGACCCTGAGCGTCAATATAAGAAATGTATTCTAGGGTTGCCAAAGAAGAAAGATTTGTTTCAGTAGCCATAGATCAAATATCAAACTTGCTATTTGCCTTCAAAAGTGAAAATTACTTAAATTGTAAGAATTCAGGAGTCAGAATTCAGGAGTCAGAATAGTTAAATAATTAGGAGAAAATTTTATCCATAAATGTACTATCTATGCTGCATTCTTTTTAAATTCTGACTTCTGGGTGTTGAATTCTTGAATTAAATCTATCTTGAAAATTAAGCATTACCCAATTTCTGGTAAATTGCACAAAGACGACTGGGTTTAAAAATCTTAGCATTAAACATGAAATTTGGTGGTACGTTGATGATGGCATATTCATCAGATTCATGATACTTCTCAAATTCTGCTGGCATTCCTTTAGTGGTAGTTAAGCTGTAAGGAACTGGTTGGAAAAGTAATTCTGTAAATTTAACTTGTTCACATCCCAACTGTTGAGAAATTTGGTTTAAGAAAGCAACGCTTGTCAATAAATTGAATAGAGTTTCTTGGGCTTGTGCTTCAAGAGTGAAATTGCCATCAAAGTTCTGGACGATTTTCAGGGGCATTTTCTGTATATGTAGTTATTAACGACTAAGTGATGAGAGAAAATAGGCAACATGTTGCACATAGTCATCTACTTTTTTGTGCAGATGAGCTTGGTAAAAAATTACCACTTTAAGATCAGCCTATTGGATTGTGGGACTTCTGTCAGCTACACGAGGAAGCTAGCATGGTTAAGAATCGTGAAGTTTAGCAGATTCTTATCGATAGGTGATTTTTCCTTAAATAACAGTCTGAAACCGTCTTTAAATTACGAATTATTTTAATATGGTGAGTCAAGCGCAGATATTACAATGGTTGCAGGCTTATGCAACAGAGATAGAGCAGAATAAAGCCTATTTGACAGAATTAGATGCTGCGATCGGAGATGCTGACCACGGAATCAATATGGATCGAGGCTTCAAAAAGGTAAGCGCTCAGTTACCAACTCTTACAGACAAAGACATCAGCAGCATTTTCAAAGCCGTGAGTATGACCTTGATTTCTTCTATTGGCGGTGCTAGTGGCCCTCTTTATGGCACTTGGTTTTTACGAGCAAGTACAGCAGTCGTTGGTAAGCAAGAATTAACAGAACAAGATGTTTTAGCGATACTCCAAGCAGGCTTAGACGGCGTGGTGCAACGTGGAAAAGCGCAACTAGGAGATAAAACAATGGTGGATGTGCTATCTCCGGCTGTAGCTGCTTGTGGGCAAGCTGTAGAAGAAAGTCAGGGAACGCTGGAAGCTATGCAAAAAGCTGTAGCAGCAGCCCAAAGGGGGTTGCAAGAAACTATACCGATGCAGGCGAAAAAGGGACGGGCTAGCTACCTGGGGGAACGGAGTATTGGACATCAAGACCCAGGAGGGACTTCTGCTTATTTGATGTTGAAGAGTTTGTTAGAGGTATTGGGAAGTTCCGGGGAATAAAAAATTTTCTGAAATTATTATTCTTTTTCAGGATAATGACATTAAGCTATGCGCCTAGAGTATTGATGGCGCATGAAGATGTCCTTGAGAAAGCAGCCAATATGACATCAAGTGGATCAAATAAAATTAATGCCGTTGAAGTGGATGGCATCCAGTTTGAAACTTTAGTACCGGAGCGAATGTTGTGCTTACCAAAAAAAATCTAATACAGAAACTTTTGAGCAATTTGGAATTTTTATTACCAATACCGCCAGGATATTTTTCTCCTAAATATTCTGTACAGATTGGTATACGGATTACTAATAACACCCTAACTCCTCTTAGAGGTTGTTTTAAAAGTATTTTGGTGTGATTTTAGACACGTTTAGATCCCCCCTAACCCCCCTTAAAAAGGCTACGGTGTATACACAAGTATCAAATAGCTGATTAACCAAGGGTTTACCCCACCCTAACCCTCCCCTTGTAAAGGGGAGGGAACTAGATTTTCTTGTTTCCCCCCTTTCCAAGGGGGGATTAAGGGGGGTAATTTGACTTGTGTATACACCGTAGCCTTAAAAAGGGGGGAACCGGAATCAAAGTCCCCCTTTTTAAGGGGGATTTAGGGGTATCTAAAACCTTTTGTTACCGACAAGAGGACTTTTAAAACATCCTCTTAGGTTTAGCTTTTATTTCACCTTATTTCCAGAACTTGTGAATGCAAACGCAGTCATTCCATTGGAGGGTGGTTGGATTAGAGCTTCAACATCTTTAGAATCTGATTACCCTCTCGCTATGCCAGGAGAGAGTGTAACATACTTTCCTGAGATAAAATTTTTTGGGACTTGGGGTAATCGATTTGGATTTAGCATCACCAGTGGAGATAGTGGTACATGGTTTTTTCAATCTCTCAAGCCAGGTAATTATCAGTTCCGATTTATCTATAACAGTCCAAATGAAAAGGTAACAATATACGGTTCTGTAAGTAGAGATATGAGCTTAATAGAAGGTATTTGGACGG encodes:
- the psbA gene encoding photosystem II q(b) protein, with the protein product MSTTLGRSESGNLWDRFCQWITSTDNRLYIGWFGVLMIPTLLTATICFIIAFIAAPPVDIDGIREPVSGSLLYGNNIITGAVVPTSNAIGLHFYPIWEAASMDEWLYNGGPYQLIVLHFLIGIFCWLGRQWELSYRLGMRPWICLAYSAPVAAATSVFLIYPIGQGSFSDGMPLGISGTFNFMLVFQAEHNILMHPFHEFGVAAVFGGAFFAAMHGSLVSSSLVRETTEAESINYGYKFGQEQETYSIVAAHGYFGRLIWQYASFNNSRSLHFFLAAWPVVGIWLTALGISTMAFNLNGFNFNQSILDSKGHVINTWADVLNRANLGIEVMHERNAHNFPLDLAAGEALPVATMSTMGYAYAPAIHG
- a CDS encoding creatininase family protein, translated to MLLHLSTWQEVEAYLQQSKGIIFPIGSTEQHGPTGLIGTDAICAEAIAAGVGDATQAIVGPTINVGMALHHTAFPGTISLRPSTLIQVVRDYVTCLAKAGFSKFYFINGHGGNIATLKAAFSETYAHLEDLQIPNAQQVQCQVANWFMCGSVYKLAKELYGDQEGSHATPSEVALTQYVYPEAIKQAPLSPEVASGHRIYSAADFRVHYPDGRMGSNPDLATPEHGKQFYDLAVKELSKGYLEFVNAE
- a CDS encoding cupin domain-containing protein, with the protein product MEIKIERQPRQEHLNELGVFKWEVWKKEVSKFPWTYDSQETCYFLEGDVVVTPDGGQPVQMGKGDLVIFPAGMSCTWEITKDVKKHYYFD
- a CDS encoding Mo-dependent nitrogenase C-terminal domain-containing protein, with product MLKTNNQRIFLPAFIKPLEEKNQIGSKKQFAQPKLDLLQPLRQWLDKIEIQNRKFAKFIAKLIPAQCPFERDIMLFGRIIGHIPPMCKLNPLYNELVYLRFRALCYLVDQCGEDIQSYC
- a CDS encoding protein kinase domain-containing protein is translated as MTIQLLNDRYQVIRTLGAGGFGETYLAEDTYMPSKRPCVVKQLRPIHNNPQIYQLVQERFQREAAILEELGGANDQIPALYAYFSSGGQFYLVQEWVEGDTLTGKVQKQGLFSEGAVQELFMNLLPVLDYVHSRHIVHRDIKPDNIIVRNQDGKSVLIDFGAVRESMGTVVNSQGNPTSSIVIGTPGYMPSEQAAGRPVFSSDLYSLGMTVIYLLTGKQAQQLETDSQTGEIVWRQYAGHISPIMAGVIDKAIAYHPRDRYPTARAMLDALQSIANPIPPTQPLLTQPTVVSAPPPQTVPVKPQPSPQSGNSQNNILMGSLIAGGLIGASVIISQVLPKSSQPITDKTVLPSETPSNVTTPVIETPKITPTTPSVPIQSIPSLTTSVPPVDTTAANIFLWLSQRRVTDADLDGKDGLELDIMRNSVFAIHGRRFDTPELQDYFNNQSWYRPIYLPKAFPLRLLSKLEQQNVDYISKYQDRYGLRHFKK
- a CDS encoding GIY-YIG nuclease family protein; amino-acid sequence: MATETNLSSLATLEYISYIDAQGQLPEQFQGKIGIYAIFDQEKVLQFVGYSRDVYLSLKQHLVRQPQQCYWVKVQTIERPSRTILENTENAWIAENGSVPWGNGDNKEKWTDPIDVKVVMTPEEQANYQNPANDELATRKIIKNVARRVEAEISKQLLEMRGLKMEIRFNPKLKEEGLLDLK
- the dhaL gene encoding dihydroxyacetone kinase subunit DhaL; the encoded protein is MVSQAQILQWLQAYATEIEQNKAYLTELDAAIGDADHGINMDRGFKKVSAQLPTLTDKDISSIFKAVSMTLISSIGGASGPLYGTWFLRASTAVVGKQELTEQDVLAILQAGLDGVVQRGKAQLGDKTMVDVLSPAVAACGQAVEESQGTLEAMQKAVAAAQRGLQETIPMQAKKGRASYLGERSIGHQDPGGTSAYLMLKSLLEVLGSSGE